A section of the Centroberyx gerrardi isolate f3 chromosome 8, fCenGer3.hap1.cur.20231027, whole genome shotgun sequence genome encodes:
- the gramd2b gene encoding GRAM domain-containing protein 2B, with amino-acid sequence MTEQSVNQQTVQEDPRKSSKGTTKNDGRDYHSDAENVAEERQRSGRTASEPPLDPDRHELPGRRKPALVRSKTFDHSLLSQIQTDSDSKIERKKSHYSQLSKSNSQYHKIFKEISKEELLRQSYTCALQKDILYQGRMFVSDNWICFHSKVFGKDTKIAIPVVSVTNIKKTKTAILVPNALVIATAHDRQVFVSFLSRENSYKFLMSVCLHLEEKSPCSSPIPSSAESSFRGQRSPRSPRFPLSFPGDFSDLDGAVRQRRQEMEESSSSDSQTPDYDKIAEFPVPSFLDVLKHGESPAPAEHPEPKLKNQHQNQHQNQHQNQNQNQHQNQNQNQHQNQPGSEVVVGSRTLKPVSLNTLLFVYLFLVCVLVLSSCYMAFKIVSLEQRLTTLGSLSDFTQQENEYLRGNTEVNTELYSELTLNLMKLEKVQRNLQRLLDEAA; translated from the exons ATGACGGAACAGTCTGTGAACCAGCAAACGGTGCAGGAGGATCCGAGGAAGAGTAGCAAAGGAACCACAAAGAATGACGGGAGGGATTATCA TTCGGATGCAGAGAACGTGGCCGAGGAGCGGCAGAGGAGCGGCAGGACGGCGTCCGAGCCGCCGCTCGACCCAGACCGGCACGAGCTGCCGGGCCGGAGGAAGCCGGCGTTAGTCAG gtccaAGACCTTCGACCACTCGCTGCTGTCTCAGATCCAGACAGACTCAGACTCCaagatagagaggaagaagtCTCACTACAGCCAG cTTTCTAAGAGCAACTCCCAGTACCATAAAATATTTAAGGAGATCAGCAAAGAGGAACTGCTCAGACAGA gtTACACCTGCGCCCTGCAGAAAGACATTCTGTACCAGGGACGAATGTTCGTCTCTGACAACTGGATCTGCTTCCACTCCAAGGTGTTTGGCAAAGACACCAAG ATCGCCATCCCAGTGGTTTCCGTCACCAACATCAAGAAGACCAAAACCGCCATCTTGGTGCCAAACGCACTGGTGATCGCCACAGCACACGACAGG cAAGTGTTTGTGTCCTTCCTGTCCAGAGAAAACAGCTACAAGTTCCTGATGTCCGTCTGTCTCCATCTGGAG GAGAAGAGTCCGTGCAGCAGCCCCATCCCCTcctcagcagagagcagcttcagaggtcagaggtcacctcGCTCGCCCCGCTTCCCTCTG aGTTTCCCAGGAGACTTCAGTGATCTGGAcggagcagtgagacagaggaggcaggagatggaggagagcagcagctCCGACTCCCAGACTCCAGACTACGACAAGATAGCAG AATTCCCTGTTCCTTCGTTCCTGGATGTGTTGAAGCACGGAGAGAGTCCGGCACCTGCAGAGCATCCAGAACCCAAACTGAAGAACCAGCATCAGAACCAGCATCAGAACCAGCATCAGAACCAGAATCAGAACCAGCATCAGAACCAGAATCAGAACCAGCATCAGAACCAGC caGGGTCAGAGGTCGTGGTCGGCAGCAGGACTCTGAAACCTGTTTCTCTCAACACACTGCTGTTCGTCTACCTGTTTCT agtgtgtgtcctggtcctctcctcctgctaCATGGCCTTTAAGATCGTCTCGTTGGAGCAGAGGCTGACCACACTGGGCTCCTTGAGCGACTTCACCCAGCAGGA AAACGAGTATctgagaggaaacactgaggtgAACACAGAGCTTTACTCTGAACTGACGCTCAACCTGATGAAGCTGGAGAAg GTGCAGAGGAACCTGCAGAGGCTGCTGGACGAAGCCGCCTGA